From Polynucleobacter ibericus:
TCATCTAATAATTTTTTTTCTTGCATTTTCTACTTCGTTCTTTGCTAAGTTCTATTAAATATTTTCTTAATCTTTAATACTTTATTTGTTGACGTGTAAGCCACATTCTTTGCTATCACTTTGCAGCCACCACCAGCGTCCAGCACGAATGTCTTCGCCCTTCTTGACCTCACGGGTGCAAGGCTCGCAGCCTATGCTGGGATAGCCTTTGAGGTGTAGCGGATGGATAGGAACGTTCTCTTGCTTGATGTAAGCCCAGATATCAGATTCAGTCCAGTCAAATAAAGGATTGAATTTGGCGATACCTCTCGCATCATCTAATTCTTCTAAATTGAGTTCAGTACGTGTAGTCGATTGCTCGCGTCTTTGGCCTGTCAGCCATGCATCAGCACCGAGTAATGCTGCATTAAGTGGTTTGATCTTGCGAGCGCCACAGCAAGCTTTTTTAGGCTCTTCGCCATCATAAAAACCATTCATACCGTATTGATCGATGAAGCCCTGAACATCTTCTTCTTTGGGATAAACCTTTTCAATGGATATACCGTAGCGATCTTCAGTAGTCTTGACCATATCAACAGTCTCTTGATGTAAACGACCGGTCGCTAAGGTAAATAATTTGATAGATGCAGCAGCTTTACTAATGGCATCGGTAATCACCATATCTTCAGCGGCAAGGCTGGTTGCAAAACGGACATCAGAAAAGCGCTTAGAAATGTCTAAGAGTCGTTGCTTGAGGGTTATTGATTTCTCGGCAAGCTCAGCAGGAGTCAAAGTGCTCGGGGGGATAGACCAAAATTCAGGGGTAATCATGAAGAGACGAGCTTAATTCCAACTAAAAAGAGGGTTGCTGCAAGCGTATTTCTAGTTGCCTTTTCA
This genomic window contains:
- a CDS encoding phosphoadenylyl-sulfate reductase, producing the protein MITPEFWSIPPSTLTPAELAEKSITLKQRLLDISKRFSDVRFATSLAAEDMVITDAISKAAASIKLFTLATGRLHQETVDMVKTTEDRYGISIEKVYPKEEDVQGFIDQYGMNGFYDGEEPKKACCGARKIKPLNAALLGADAWLTGQRREQSTTRTELNLEELDDARGIAKFNPLFDWTESDIWAYIKQENVPIHPLHLKGYPSIGCEPCTREVKKGEDIRAGRWWWLQSDSKECGLHVNK